In Trifolium pratense cultivar HEN17-A07 linkage group LG7, ARS_RC_1.1, whole genome shotgun sequence, a genomic segment contains:
- the LOC123896092 gene encoding uncharacterized protein LOC123896092, with protein sequence MDNMINNALGFNTPIYVPNDVDDPADDEYDADVNVERPNEEAQRFFDLLKETNTPLCEGSRDSKLTVCIRLLGIKSECLVSEYTMDLITKLMLDITIDRPLDLPKNYYEARQLVAKLGLGAKRIDCCVNGCMLYYSNEFGVADGALLECKFCQEPRYRVTRNSWSVRRKPIPRKAMFYLPIIPRLQRLYASMQTASKMTWHRENYERRKMSDGFTPYTQVSATPYSCWPVLVTPYNLPPDMCMSKPYMFLAAVIPGPSSPTVGIDIYLQPLIDDLKRLWNSVATYDINQKRNFNMRGALMWTINDFPAYRMLSGWGTHGKLGCPICMMDTKAFWLHNGGKATWFDCHRRFLPTDHPFRRNKNAFVHGDTETRDPPDYLTSRQVWNKVKDIPKVEVVGGVASKPRGYGQTHNWTKRRKTKDNDNARRDIGLYCKRNELLLVETSNDKLLKPRANYTLSPDEAKSVCRWVKEVKMPDGYSSNLARCADVDHGRMRGMKSHDCHVFF encoded by the exons ATGGACAATATGATAAATAATGCCCTTGGGTTTAATACGCCGATTTATGTGCCAAATGATGTCGACGACCCTGCTGATGATGAATATGACGCTGATGTTAACGTCGAGCGACCAAATGAGGAAGCCCAGCGattttttgatcttttgaaaGAGACAAATACACCGTTGTGTGAAGGCTCTCGAGACTCAAAGTTAACGGTGTGTATTAGACTTTTGGGTATCAAGTCTGAATGTCTTGTTTCAGAATACACCATGGACTTGATAACGAAACTGATGTTGGATATAACAATAGACCGTCCTCTTGatttgccaaaaaattattacgAAGCAAGACAATTGGTTGCAAAGTTAGGACTCGGAGCGAAGAGAATTGACTGTTGTGTTAACGGGTGTATGTTGTACTATAGCAACGAATTTGGTGTAGCTGACGGTGCATTACttgaatgtaaattttgtcaagaaccaagatATCGTGTAACAAGAAATTCATGGTCAGTCAGAAGGAAGCCAATCCCAAGAAAGGCGATGTTCTATTTACCCATAATACCAAGGTTGCAAAGGTTGTATGCATCGATGCAAACTGCCAGTAAAATGACATGGCATCGTGAAAACTatgaaaggagaaaaatgtcag ATGGATTTACACCATATACTCAAGTATCAGCCACTCCATATTCATGTTGGCCTGTTCTGGTTACCCCGTACAATCTTCCTCCTGATATGTGCATGTCAAAACCTTACATGTTTTTAGCCGCTGTAATACCAGGCCCATCTAGTCCAACTGTTGGTATTGATATCTATTTACAAcctttgattgatgatttgaagaGATTGTGGAACAGTGTTGCGACGTATGATATCAACCAAAAACGAAATTTCAATATGAGAGGAGCTTTGATGTGGACCATTAATGATTTTCCTGCATATAGGATGTTGTCTGGATGGGGGACACATGGTAAACTAGGATGTCCTATTTGCATGATGGACACCAAAGCGTTTTGGTTACACAACGGTGGGAAGGCTACTTGGTTTGACTGTCATCGTCGGTTCTTGCCTACTGATCATCCgtttagaagaaataaaaatgcttTTGTTCATGGTGACACCGAGACTCGCGATCCACCAGATTATTTGACATCCCGACAAGTCTGGAACAAAGTGAAAGATATTCCAAAGGTTGAGGTTGTAGGTGGTGTTGCCTCTAAACCGCGTGGTTATGGACAAACGCACAACTGGACAAAAAGAA GAAAAACGAAAGATAATGACAACGCGAGGAGAGACATAGGGTTGTATTGCAAACGTAACGAACTGTTGTTGGTGGAGACATCTAACGACAAACTTCTTAAACCTCGTGCAAACTATACTTTATCTCCTGACGAAGCAAAATCTGTTTGTCGATGGGTAAAAGAAGTGAAGATGCCAGACGGTTATTCGTCGAATTTGGCGAGATGCGCTGATGTTGACCACGGAAGGATGCGTGGGATGAAAAGTCATGATTGTCATGTTTTTTTCTAG
- the LOC123896093 gene encoding uncharacterized protein LOC123896093 has product MENDIPLILCKLERIFPPALFDSMEHVVVHLAYEARLGGPVQYRWMYPFERFMCYAKRAVKNKARVEGSICATYLHRETIYFCSHYFKDTLSSSHIRNETETSRPVRIHPLNMSIFSLPGRNGGGEKVLYPGDKVLYSAHVHLLINCNEVEPYLQFDDIPPPPGVGRGGRGRGGRRRALPRRVVRNRWLEGMPKSRTVYGVEEEYDSYDDDDDHEDEEIADIALLAPQNELLVDRYGRPIIMPYTATDLQPQNAATKAINYALKSKFQAPYLNWTEVRADERGYQQFWNGFRSQVTWLNHHTAAIEAIFNKKATKRLSTLLFEARKKVKKDPSKPPLWLAGNSYPMLCLRWEEEEYKAKCQKNKANRNTDEANRACVHSGGSKSAGTLRLEFIQQFGRPPTFMEMNDMMHKYADSGEWTGARAQEVSRLTQIWAEEYNASQLRLPPHRRDNEEVRRNKMSLAFVKNAGGANRGRKFAAGCTSSLYESDPTDLRDVTYTSSSSRSSMSTGRSRPAQREETDDEYEARMRATYREEFHEEYEATFDQRVDQRVQHVLQEFFAQQRAPAPAGVGSSSQGSARQNQNAGEQEYRSDLNSMVNLNQLPEYREGDPVLSMSIEDMSQMLNEPIHLQFFDPVGQTSGSSSGGSGRNNQQTAFTEYHRQRSSNPYQQNFIIPHDNPNQPQDNFFPNQASFDPNQAPINFVHRPVA; this is encoded by the exons atgGAAAATGACATTCCACTGATCTTGTGTAAGTTGGAGAGAATATTTCCTCCTGCCTTGTTTGATTCTATGGAGCATGTTGTGGTGCATCTTGCATACGAGGCTAGACTTGGTGGGCCGGTTCAATATAGATGGATGTACCCGTTCGAAAGGTTCATGTGTTATGCAAAACGTGCCGTGAAAAACAAAGCTAGGGTCGAAGGCTCAATTTGTGCAACATACTTACACCGCGAAACAATTTACTTTTGTTCGCATTACTTCAAAGACACGTTGTCATCAAGCCATATTCGCAATGAAACTGAAACATCTCGGCCTGTGAGAATTCACCCATTAAACATGTCAATATTCAGCTTGCCTGGTCGTAATGGTGGTGGTGAGAAAGTGTTGTATCCTGGTGACAAAGTTCTCTATTCGGCGCATGTTCACTTGCTGATTAATTGCAATGAAGTCGAGCCCTATTTACa ATTTGATGATATTCCACCACCACCGGGTGTCGGACGCGGAGGACGCGGACGCGGGGGACGTAGACGTGCTTTACCCCGCCGCGTTGTTCGGAATCGATGGTTGGAGGGTATGCCCAAGTCTAGAACTGTATATGGTGTGGAAGAGGAGTACGACTCCTACGATGACGATGATGACCACGAGGACGAGGAAATTGCCGATATTGCACTTCTAGCTCCTCAAAATGAATTGTTGGTTGACCGGTATGGTAGACCCATCATCATGCCATATACCGCCACAga TTTGCAACCCCAAAATGCGGCGACGAAGGCAATCAATTATGCATTGAAATCCAAATTCCAGGCTCCATATCTCAACTGGACGGAGGTCAGGGCAGATGAGCGTggatatcaacaattttggaatggcttcagg TCGCAAGTAACTTGGCTAAATCACCACACAGCGGCTATTGAGgctatattcaacaaaaaagccACCAAGCGTCTGTCGACCTTACTTTTTGAAGCACGGAAAAAGGTTAAAAAGGATCCTTCAAAACCACCACTTTGGCTCGCTGGTAATTCATACCCTATGTTGTGCCTCAGAtgggaagaggaagaatatAAGGCAAAGTGTCAAAAGAACAAAGCCAACAGAAATACTGATGAAGCCAATCGTGCGTGCGTACACTCTGGAGGGTCGAAATCTGCCGGAACGCTTCGTCTTGAGTTCATTCAACAATTTGGTCGTCCACCCACCTTTATGGAAATGAATGACATGATGCACAAGTATGCAGATTCCGGTGAATGGACGGGGGCAAGGGCGCAAGAAGTTTCG agGTTGACGCAAATTTGGGCTGAAGAATATAATGCCAGCCAACTACGACTACCACCTCATAGGCGAGATAATGAGGAGGTTCGTCGAAACAAGATGTCGTTGGCTTTTGTTAAGAATGCTGGTGGTGCGAATCGAGGTCGCAAATTCGCTGCTGGGTGTACATCTTCTTTATATGAAAGTGACCCAACTGATTTGAGAGATGTCACTTACACATCTTCATCATCTAGATCTAGTATGAGTACAGGACGCTCTCGTCCAGCTCAAAGAGAGGAAACCGATGATGAGTATGAAGCGCGAATGAGGGCCACGTATCGAGAAGAATTCCACGAAGAGTACGAAGCAACATTTGATCAGCGGGTGGACCAACGGGTCCAACATGTATTGCAGGAATTCTTTGCGCAGCAGAGGGCGCCGGCGCCGGCGGGGgttggatcatcatctcagGGATCAGcacgacaaaatcaaaatgccggTGAACAAGAATATCGATCGGATTTGAATAGCATGGTCAATTTGAATCAGCTGCCGGAGTACCGAGAGGGTGATCCAGTACTGAGTATGAGCATAGAGGATATGAGTCAAATGCTTAATGAACCAattcatttacaattttttgatcctgttgggcaaacaagtggaagcagtagtggcggaagcggtagaaataatcaacaaactgcTTTCACCGAATACCATCGACAGAGATCATCAAATCCATATCAACAAAACTTCATAATCCCACATGACAACCCCAATCAACCCCAAGACAACTTCTTCCCGAATCAAGCCAGCTTTGATCCCAATCAAGCCCCAATTAACTTCGTTCATAGGCCTGTGGCATGA
- the LOC123895439 gene encoding gamma-soluble NSF attachment protein-like, giving the protein MNRKGVHKTRRPRNQYNTTMASSDPNKLLSKADKLTRLSLTRWSADWKTATVLYEQAANGFRVSKNIEKAKTAYEKASQGQQMLSSPWDAAKHMESAAALAKELSNWREVADFYQKASELFMECGRPQPASDALAKGARALEDTMPEEAIQLYTDAITILEDDEKEQMSFDLYRAVTSVYIKLEKYTDAASSLLRLGLAADKCNATNSQTKAYLGAIIVYLYAHDFKQAEQCYNDCTQIDAFLKSDHSRCAGKFLSAYTDGDVDEIKKIAQSSAVSHLDHAIIRLARKLPTGDVSSLKAVTAEDDEEPLDENDLT; this is encoded by the exons ATGAATCGGAAGGGAGTCCACAAGACAAGACGCCCCCGCAATCAGTACAACACAACCATGGCGTCCTCTGATCCCAACAAGTTATTATCCAAAGCTGATAAACT AACAAGACTCAGTCTCACTAGGTGGAGTGCCGATTGGAAGACTGCTACTGTTCTTTATGAACAGGCTG CTAATGGGTTTAGAGTTTCCAAGAACATTGAGAAAGCTAAAACGGCGTATGAGAAAGCTTCGCAAGGACAACAAATGCTTTCTTC ACCTTGGGACGCTGCTAAGCACATGGAATCTGCCGCTGCTCTGGCTAAGGAACTAAGCAACTGGAGAGAAGTTGCGGACTTCTATCAAAAGGCATCTGAATTGTTCATGGAGTGTGGGAGACCACAACCTGCATCGGATGCTCTTGCAAAGGGAGCTCG TGCTTTGGAAGATACTATGCCTGAAGAAGCTATTCAGTTATATACAGATGCTATTACAATTCTTGAAGACGACGAAAAGGAACAGATGTCCTTTGATCTATACCGCGCTGTAACTAGTGTTTATATAAAACTTGAGAA ATATACAGATGCTGCATCTTCGCTGTTGAGATTGGGCTTGGCAGCTGACAAGTGTAATGCTACCAATAGTCAGACCAAG GCTTATCTTGGTGCAATTATTGTCTACCTTTACGCTCACGACTTTAAGCAAGCAGAGCAATGCTATAATGACTGTACTCA GATTGATGCTTTTCTCAAAAGTGACCATAGCCGTTGCGCTGGCAAGTTCCTTTCTGCTTACACGGATGGAGACGTCGacgaaattaaaaaaattgctcAGTCTAGCGCTGTTTCCCATCTTGACCATGCA ATCATTAGGCTTGCGAGGAAACTTCCAACCGGCGATGTGAGTTCATTAAAGGCTGTCactgctgaagatgatgaagagcCACTGGACGAAAATGACCTGACCTAA
- the LOC123896094 gene encoding FAS1 domain-containing protein SELMODRAFT_448915-like: protein MAKQEINNILDALIGTGDTSINKWVSILSMSNPLLSLTLFIPQQTPSHSSTLDPLSFPYHVIPQRLVFADLLLLPRYSRLPTLLPDKTITVTDNSRSNFTLDDVLLTHPDLYNTPSLAVHAVKTLLDYSLFGNATMTPTSSNFLPVGETWKSAHSAASSSSAAFMLFLLVIWTFLVQELVFFV from the coding sequence ATGGCAAAGCAAGAAATAAACAACATTCTCGACGCTCTAATCGGAACAGGAGACACAAGCATAAACAAATGGGTAAGCATATTATCAATGTCAAATCCATTACTAAGTCTAACACTCTTCATCCCTCAACAAACACCATCACATTCATCTACATTAGATCCATTATCTTTCCCATATCATGTCATTCCACAGCGTCTCGTATTTGCAGACCTTCTCCTCCTCCCTCGTTACTCTCGTCTCCCTACTCTCCTCCCCGATAAAACCATCACTGTTACCGATAACTCCCGCAGTAATTTTACGCTCGACGATGTGTTACTCACTCATCCTGATCTTTATAACACCCCTTCTCTTGCTGTTCATGCTGTTAAGACACTTCTTGATTACTCTCTCTTTGGTAATGCCACCATGACGCCTACTTCGTCAAATTTTTTGCCTGTGGGAGAAACGTGGAAGTCTGCTCACTCTGCTGCCTCCTCGTCGTCTGCCGCCTTCATGCTGTTCTTGTTGGTTATCTGGACTTTTCTTGTTCAAGAATTAGTCTTCTTTGTGTAA
- the LOC123895438 gene encoding probable lysine-specific demethylase JMJ14, which translates to MEQLKVDAKEDSPLRHKPKNNNAVESSGSLRSKKISARWDPTEACRPIMDEAPVFHPTIEEFEDTLSYIAKIRPLAEPYGICRIVPPACWVPPCLLKEKDIWENAEFSTRIQQIDLLQNREPMKKKSRGRKRKRRNRKNSKTGTCRRVSNSASEAKNASEADEKYGFQSGSDFTFKDFQQFAKYFKECYFGLKDVNEDGKVGDSNQEKRRMPSEDEIEGEYWRIVEQPTDEVEVYYGADLETGVFGSGFPKASSSLTKGYPDQYALSGWNLNNFPRLPGSVLSFEGSDISGVLVPWLYVGMCFSSFCWHVEDHHLYSLNYLHFGDPKIWYGVPGSHASAFEDAMKKHLPDLFEEVPNLLNDLVTQLSPSILKSEGVPVYRTVQHSGEFVITFPRGYHSGFNCGFNCAEAVNVAPVDWLMHGLNAVELYSLQRRKTSLSHDKLLFGSSLEAIRALTELDLHGKETPKNLKWKSVCGKDGVLTKAFKARIKMEEERLDCLPTHFKSLNMGNDFDVHTERECFSCFYDLYLSAVGCECSPDRYSCLKHASSFCSCEMDKRFVLLRYNMNELNKLHEALEGDSLALELWENKNFGMVSAVANEVCLDKPEVEINKGLDETGCEGTKDSSNINAPSNVTSEIMQSESHLVTLSAPNGSTDSDNDNTIVVDKDKVDQAGSLDLNLDVISAENEKYLLRIADNHNKGDSVDEKVCCSENKKEQDNMELDGVGDLLHSSVVKTEVSSCSRDVNNSSISDCGKYEVDLQMDSDSRKKPKIVFEKEVINTTSASISSTQESFLMQIFSTSVKPISLGSVVHGKLWCSKHAIYPKGFKSRVNFFSILNPTRICSYVSEVIDAGLLGPLFKVTMEECPSDAFTDTSADKCWESVLKRLHNEITERRNRGELELLPSLELLKSVNGFRMFGFLLPSIIQAIEAQDPSHQCSEYWNHKAFPTSPGSVIDNCNCSSSPLDNNVNTKVFGIHLIDQAKDNIGGSCRSLEEMKSILQKASPDELSSLRKLLDSDTQCSEWRMALTSLMDEIQKAL; encoded by the exons GAGTTTGAAGATACACTGAGTTATATAGCAAAGATACGTCCACTAGCTGAACCTTATGGCATATGTAGGATTGTCCCTCCAGCTTGTTGGGTTCCACCTTGCCTTCTTAAGGAGAAAGATATATGGGAAAATGCCGAATTTTCCACCCGTATTCAGCAAATTGATTTGCTTCAAAATAGAGAACctatgaagaaaaaaagtagGGGAAGGAAACGGAAACGTAGAAATAGAAAGAACTCCAAAACAGGAACATGTAGGAGAGTTTCCAATTCAGCTTCTGAAGCTAAAAATGCTTCTGAAGCTGACGAGAAATATGGATTCCAATCAGGGTCGGACTTCACGTTTAAAGACTTTCAGCAATTTGCTAAATACTTTAAGGAATGCTACTTTGGGTTGAAAGATGTCAATGAAGATGGAAAAGTCGGTGATAGTAACCAGGAAAAGAGACGAATGCCCTCCGAGGATGAAATTGAAGGTGAATACTGGCGAATAGTTGAACAACCAACTGATGAAGTCGAG GTGTATTACGGAGCTGATTTAGAAACTGGAGTATTTGGAAGTGGTTTTCCTAAGGCATCATCATCCTTAACTAAGGGTTATCCGGACCAGTATGCCCTTTCTGGTTGGAATCTAAATAACTTCCCGCGACTACCAGGTTCTGTACTAAGTTTTGAAGGAAGTGATATCTCCGGAGTACTAGTTCCATGGCTGTATGTTGGCATGTGCTTTTCATCATTTTGCTGG CATGTTGAGGATCATCACCTCTATTCGCTTAATTATCTACACTTTGGTGACCCAAAGATATGGTATGGAGTACCTGGAAGCCATGCTTCTGCTTTTGAAGACGCGATGAAGAAACACTTGCCTGATTTGTTCGAGGAAGTACCAAATCTACTCAATGATCTG GTTACTCAGTTATCTCCGTCAATTCTTAAATCTGAGGGAGTTCCCGTATATCGTACTGTTCAGCATTCTGGTGAATTTGTCATTACCTTTCCGAGGGGGTACCACTCTGGGTTCAATTGTGGGTTCAACTGTGCAGAAGCAGTAAATGTGGCTCCTGTTGATTGGTTAATGCACGGCCTGAATGCCGTTGAACTTTACAGTTTACAACGCCGTAAGACATCATTGTCACATGACAAGCTTTTATTTGGATCATCACTGGAAGCTATACGAGCCCTTACAGAATTAGATCTTCATGGAAAGGAAACTCctaaaaatttgaaatggaaaAGCGTCTGTGGGAAGGATGGAGTTCTTACTAAGGCATTTAAG GCAAGGATAAAGATGGAAGAAGAGAGGCTGGACTGTCTTCCAACTCATTTTAAGAGTCTGAATATGGGCAATGATTTTGATGTGCATACCGAAAGAGAATGTTTCTCTTGCTTCTATGACTTGTACCTATCTGCCGTAGGTTGTGAGTGCTCTCCTGATAGATATTCTTGTCTTAAGCATGCTAGTTCGTTCTGCTCGTGTGAAATGGACAAAAGATTTGTTCTTCTTCGGTATAATATGAACGAGCTAAACAAATTGCATGAAGCACTTGAAGGAGATTCTCTTGCTCTTGAATTATGGGAAAATAAAAACTTCGGAATGGTTTCTGCTGTGGCCAATGAGGTTTGCTTAGATAAACCGGAGGTAGAAATAAATAAGGGTCTTGACGAAACTGGTTGCGAAGGAACCAAGGATAGTTCAAATATAAATGCACCTAGTAATGTTACTTCAGAGATAATGCAGTCTGAATCTCACCTTGTAACTCTTAGTGCACCAAATGGAAGTACAGATAGTGATAATGACAATACGATAGTCGTAGACAAAGATAAGGTGGATCAGGCAGGTTCTTTGGATTTGAATCTTGATGTTATATCTGCCGAAAATGAAAAGTATTTGCTGCGTATTGCGGATAACCATAACAAGGGTGATTCAGTGGACGAGAAAGTATGTTGTTCGGAGAACAAAAAGGAACAAGACAACATGGAACTTGATGGTGTGGGTGACCTATTACATTCATCTGTTGTGAAGACGGAAGTTTCTTCATGCTCCAGGGATGTTAACAATTCTAGTATATCTGACTGTGGAAAATATGAGGTGGATCTGCAAATGGATTCAGATTCAAGAAAGAAACCCAAAATTGTATTCGAAAAAGAAGTCATAAACACCACAAGTGCGAGTATATCTTCGACACAGGAAAGCTTTCTAATGCAAATTTTTAGTACTTCTGTCAAGCCAATTAGTTTGGGATCTGTTGTTCATGGAAAGCTATGGTGTAGTAAGCATGCAATATATCCAAAAG GATTCAAGAGTCGAGTTAATTTCTTTAGTATCCTCAATCCAACAAGAATCTGTAGCTATGTTTCTGAAGTTATTGATGCTGGACTTCTTGGACCTCTTTTCAAG GTTACAATGGAAGAATGTCCAAGTGACGCATTCACTGACACATCAGCTGATAAGTGTTGGGAATCAGTTCTTAAGAGACTACATAATGAAATCACGGAGCGAAGGAATCGAGGTGAACTTGAACTTCTTCCATCCTTAGAGCTTCTGAAAAGCGTTAACGGATTTAGAATGTTTGGCTTCCTTTTGCCGTCCATTATTCAG GCCATCGAAGCTCAAGATCCAAGTCATCAGTGTTCAGAATATTGGAATCACAAAGCTTTCCCTACATCTCCAGGCAGTGTCATCGATAACTGCAATTGTTCAAGTAGCCCTTTAGATAATAATGTCAATACCAAAGTTTTTGGTATCCATTTGATTGATCAGGCAAAGGACAACATAGGCGGAAGTTGTCGTTCTCTTGAAGAGATGAAATCAATACTACAAAAGGCAAGTCCTGATGAGTTAAGTTCATTGCGCAAGTTACTCGATTCTGACACACAATGCTCCGAGTGGAGAATGGCATTGACATCACTGATGGATGAGATTCAGAAAGCTTTGTAG